The Virgibacillus sp. MSP4-1 genome has a segment encoding these proteins:
- a CDS encoding phosphotransferase codes for MGISTKKPVFNLRPGTKIRGKWHQNTYQIVKVLGSGAIGTVYLALYNQRSVALKISHQASAITTEVNVLKAFEKAQGKRLGPSLIDVDDWVPKQAASYSFYVMEYLKGQSLNSFVQQKGDDWLGIMMIQLLGDLHQLHQIGWVFGDLKPENLIVTHSPSRLRWIDVGGTTKQGRAIKEYTEFYDRGYWEFGSRKADPAYDLFAVAMVMIQVYYPDRFDKGHQPYQTLMNKIKANQQLRSYRTCLEKALRGQYSSSAQMQKELARKIAENRKQPIPRSQPSAATSRQKNYTSVQQKSSPPKWMESLGIAMVTGVLYVFYLLLQVISTF; via the coding sequence ATGGGGATATCTACGAAGAAACCGGTTTTTAATTTACGTCCGGGTACAAAAATAAGAGGAAAATGGCATCAAAATACCTATCAAATTGTAAAAGTCCTTGGTTCCGGTGCTATAGGGACTGTATATTTAGCCCTTTATAACCAGCGGTCGGTTGCGTTAAAAATCAGTCATCAAGCCTCAGCGATTACAACAGAAGTGAATGTACTAAAAGCATTTGAAAAGGCCCAGGGAAAGCGTCTCGGGCCTTCTTTAATTGATGTGGATGATTGGGTGCCAAAACAAGCGGCTTCGTATTCGTTTTATGTGATGGAATACCTGAAGGGTCAGAGTCTGAATTCATTTGTTCAGCAAAAAGGGGATGATTGGCTCGGAATAATGATGATTCAGCTGCTGGGAGATTTACATCAATTGCATCAGATTGGCTGGGTTTTTGGGGATTTAAAGCCTGAAAATTTAATTGTCACTCATTCTCCATCGAGACTTCGGTGGATAGATGTTGGCGGAACTACAAAACAGGGCCGGGCAATAAAGGAGTACACGGAGTTTTATGATCGGGGGTATTGGGAGTTTGGTTCACGGAAAGCTGACCCCGCCTATGATCTGTTTGCCGTTGCAATGGTAATGATACAGGTTTACTATCCGGATCGATTTGATAAAGGTCATCAGCCCTATCAGACACTCATGAATAAAATTAAAGCAAACCAGCAGCTCCGATCCTATCGTACTTGTCTTGAGAAAGCCCTGCGCGGACAATATTCATCAAGCGCCCAAATGCAGAAAGAACTGGCCCGGAAAATTGCGGAAAATAGAAAGCAGCCAATACCGAGAAGTCAACCATCTGCTGCAACATCGAGACAAAAGAACTATACCTCTGTCCAGCAAAAATCCTCCCCTCCCAAATGGATGGAATCTTTGGGAATTGCTATGGTAACTGGAGTGCTCTACGTCTTCTATTTACTTTTGCAGGTCATCTCTACTTTTTAA
- the tilS gene encoding tRNA lysidine(34) synthetase TilS translates to MGGLLEDKVLSFCHRHQLFQRGDPIFIAVSGGADSLALLHFFTSIRERYQLSITALTLDHRLRGEASRQDVQFVEKLCREWNVACISKSLDVAKYQREHKAGVEEAAREVRYQFFENEIRRSHHPVLAMGHHGDDQTETMFMQLTRGVLPKGIPYKRNFANGWIIRPFLCLTKREIEDYCHYHQLSPRYDETNADEAYTRNAFRKRLVPFIKNYNPSIHESMQHMSETLQEDEEFLLAEAQKAVEQSVSTGQDGEDKTIDLVRFQSYARPLQRRAFHLILRYLYRSKGQGYSAIHAEKLLQLLDTERPNLQLDFPGGLRVIKSYHQLMLTFKSRENRTYCQEVYPGERMILPDGRELDVKVEEACEKPGEASPFEFVCDVSHLSFPLIIRTREKGDRIRIRGLGGSKKIKDIFIDEKIPGHKRDEWPIITDNMGKIIWLLGLKKGEVISSPSNNKWLRISLKT, encoded by the coding sequence GTGGGTGGATTGCTGGAAGATAAAGTTTTATCATTCTGTCATCGACACCAGTTGTTTCAGAGGGGAGACCCTATTTTTATTGCGGTTTCCGGTGGTGCCGATTCCCTGGCCCTTCTCCATTTTTTCACTTCTATTCGGGAGCGTTACCAGCTATCGATTACGGCCCTGACCTTGGATCACAGGCTTAGAGGAGAGGCCTCCCGGCAGGATGTGCAATTTGTTGAGAAGCTGTGCCGGGAGTGGAATGTAGCATGTATTTCAAAAAGCCTGGATGTGGCAAAGTATCAAAGAGAGCATAAGGCAGGTGTGGAGGAAGCAGCCAGAGAGGTCCGTTATCAATTTTTTGAGAATGAGATCAGGCGGTCCCATCATCCTGTCCTTGCTATGGGACATCACGGAGATGACCAGACGGAAACCATGTTTATGCAGCTGACGAGGGGAGTTCTTCCTAAGGGAATTCCTTATAAGAGGAATTTTGCAAACGGATGGATTATTCGCCCTTTCTTATGCTTAACCAAGCGGGAAATTGAGGATTATTGCCATTATCATCAGCTGTCGCCGCGTTATGATGAGACCAATGCAGATGAAGCTTATACCAGAAATGCCTTTCGTAAGCGCCTGGTTCCCTTCATCAAAAATTACAATCCAAGTATTCATGAAAGCATGCAGCATATGAGTGAGACCCTGCAGGAAGATGAAGAATTTTTATTGGCTGAAGCTCAAAAAGCGGTTGAACAGTCCGTCAGCACAGGCCAGGATGGGGAGGATAAAACGATTGATCTGGTACGGTTTCAGTCTTACGCACGTCCTTTACAAAGAAGGGCCTTTCATCTAATATTAAGGTATCTCTATCGTTCTAAAGGACAAGGTTATTCAGCGATTCATGCAGAGAAACTTCTTCAGCTTCTGGATACAGAAAGACCTAACCTTCAACTTGATTTCCCCGGTGGATTAAGAGTAATAAAATCCTATCATCAATTAATGCTGACGTTTAAATCCAGGGAAAACCGGACGTATTGTCAGGAGGTATATCCTGGTGAAAGGATGATCTTACCGGATGGAAGAGAGCTGGATGTAAAGGTGGAAGAAGCATGTGAAAAGCCGGGAGAAGCGAGCCCGTTTGAATTTGTTTGTGATGTTTCGCACCTGTCCTTTCCGCTTATTATTCGAACACGGGAAAAAGGTGACAGGATCAGAATTCGGGGTCTGGGAGGCAGTAAAAAGATTAAAGATATCTTTATTGATGAAAAAATTCCCGGACACAAGCGGGATGAGTGGCCGATTATCACAGATAACATGGGAAAAATTATTTGGTTATTGGGACTGAAAAAAGGGGAAGTTATAAGTAGTCCCTCCAATAATAAGTGGCTTCGGATTTCTTTAAAGACATAA
- the hpt gene encoding hypoxanthine phosphoribosyltransferase, whose protein sequence is MHNDIEEILITEDQIQKKIQVIADQLTDEYQDRFPLAVGVLKGALPFMADLLKRVETYLEMDFMDVSSYDGGMKSTGEVKIIKDLNTKVEGRDILIIEDIIDSGLTLSYLVDLFKYRKANSIKIVTLLDKPTGRQAKIKADLAGFEVPDAFVVGYGLDYQEKYRNLPYIGVLKPEVYSMK, encoded by the coding sequence ATGCATAACGACATAGAGGAAATTTTAATTACCGAAGACCAGATTCAGAAAAAGATTCAAGTCATTGCGGATCAATTAACAGACGAGTATCAGGATCGTTTCCCGCTGGCTGTAGGTGTGCTTAAAGGTGCGTTGCCTTTTATGGCTGATTTGCTGAAGAGGGTTGAAACCTATCTGGAAATGGACTTTATGGATGTCTCCAGTTACGATGGGGGAATGAAGTCGACCGGTGAAGTGAAAATTATTAAGGATTTAAACACAAAAGTAGAAGGAAGAGATATCCTCATTATTGAAGATATTATTGATAGCGGGCTGACCTTAAGTTATTTAGTCGACTTATTTAAGTATCGTAAAGCTAATTCAATTAAAATTGTAACCCTGCTTGATAAGCCGACAGGACGGCAGGCGAAAATCAAAGCAGATTTGGCAGGTTTTGAAGTGCCGGATGCGTTTGTGGTTGGCTATGGACTTGATTATCAGGAAAAATACCGTAATTTACCATACATTGGTGTACTAAAGCCTGAAGTATATTCCATGAAATAA
- a CDS encoding VWA domain-containing protein, which yields MKKGTIKQILLITDGCSNQGEDPASISSIAYQQGISVNVIGVLEDDDSEQPEGLEEVEDISTAGGGVSRIVYAQALSQTVQMVTKQAMTQTLQGVVNQELQQILGDEKSMEDLPPEKRGEVMEVVDDLGETSDLEVLILVDTSASMSPKLATVKESLEDLSLSLNARTGKNRFAIYSFPGKKQPVNEIMPWTNKLQNISSVFPKLTSGGITPTGPALKEAIHHFQSTPKLEGWSSENGDIYEETGF from the coding sequence ATGAAGAAAGGTACAATTAAACAGATTCTATTAATTACGGATGGTTGTTCGAATCAAGGGGAAGACCCGGCTTCTATCAGTTCAATTGCCTATCAGCAGGGAATTTCGGTAAATGTGATAGGTGTTCTTGAGGATGATGATTCGGAGCAGCCGGAGGGATTGGAAGAAGTAGAGGACATTTCAACAGCTGGCGGTGGTGTGAGTCGAATTGTATACGCACAGGCTCTATCGCAGACGGTTCAGATGGTTACGAAGCAGGCCATGACCCAGACGCTGCAAGGGGTTGTGAATCAGGAACTTCAGCAAATACTTGGTGATGAGAAATCTATGGAAGATTTACCACCGGAAAAGCGCGGAGAAGTGATGGAGGTTGTAGACGATTTAGGAGAAACCAGTGATTTGGAGGTACTCATTCTAGTAGATACAAGCGCCAGCATGAGCCCGAAATTGGCAACTGTAAAAGAGTCATTAGAGGATTTATCTTTAAGTTTAAATGCAAGAACAGGGAAAAATCGGTTTGCCATTTACAGTTTTCCTGGTAAAAAGCAGCCTGTCAATGAAATCATGCCATGGACGAATAAACTGCAAAATATCTCGTCTGTTTTTCCTAAATTAACAAGCGGAGGAATTACACCGACGGGTCCTGCGCTTAAAGAAGCAATCCATCATTTCCAATCCACACCAAAATTAGAGGGATGGAGTTCAGAAAATGGGGATATCTACGAAGAAACCGGTTTTTAA